A genome region from Microbacterium profundi includes the following:
- the rpoC gene encoding DNA-directed RNA polymerase subunit beta', giving the protein MLESNTFDELRIGLATADDIRGWSYGEVKKPETINYRTLKPEKDGLFGEQIFGPSRDWECACGKYKRVRFKGIVCERCGVEVTKSSVRRERMGHIELAAPVTHIWYFKGVPSRLGYLLDMAPKDLEKVIYFAAYMVISVDEDARHRDLATQENNIRLELKTLGDRRDSKIAERLSRLEEDLAALEAEGAKADAKKKVKDAAEKEMTLLRKGHDEQIAKLERVWEDFRTLQVGALRPEDDVFHELQDRFGQYFEAHMGAESIQRRLAAFDLKTEAENLRLQISEGKGQRKIRAIKRLKVVSSFLETGMSPASMVLDVVPVIPPELRPMVQLDGGRFATSDLNDLYRRVINRNNRLRRLIDLGAPEIIVNNEKRMLQEAVDALFDNGRRGRPVTGTGNRALKSLSDMLKGKQGRFRQNLLGKRVDYSGRSVIVVGPQLQLHQCGLPKTMAIELFKPFVIKRLIDLGHSQNIKAAKRSVERMRPEVWDVLEEIIRERPVLLNRAPTLHRLGIQAFEPQLVEGKAIQLHPLVCAAFNADFDGDQMAVHLPLSVEAQAEARVLMLASNNILKPSDGRPVTLPSQDMIIGLHHLTVVKAGAKGEGRAFGSVSEAILAKDEGTLDLQAKVRIRIPGLTFLEGEAPEGYERHHLVDASLGQAIFNATLPKGYPFVREPADKGKLSQIVNKLAEEYPKVETAATLDRIKDAGFYWATRSGVTVALSDVLTPPNKKEIVAKHEKLAAKVQSQYEKGLTTDAERRQELIKIWTEATDEVQVAMRENFPEDNTINRMVSSGARGNWLQIRNIAGMRGLVNNPKGEIIPRPIISSYREGLSVAEYFIATHGTRKGLADTALRTADSGYLTRRLVDVSQDVIIREEDCGTSKGLELPIAAPNSQGDLVRDANVENSVFARTLAADVVDSKGEILASAGDDVGDVLIDKLVELGVDTIKVRSVLTCDSAVGVCAQCYGRSLATGKTVDIGEAVGIIAAQSIGEPGTQLTMRTFHTGGSASADDITQGLPRVQELFEARTPKGASPIAEADGRITIDETDKAKKVILTPDNGDEEVIYPVLKRATLLVEDGQHVTVGQPILVGTLDPKEVMRVMGAREVQRYLVGGVQGVYRSQGVPIHDKHIEVIVRQMLRKVTVVDHADTNLLPGEMVDLKRYQAINRETVAEGKRPASGRSELMGITKASLATESWLSAASFQETTRVLTEAAMQGKRDPLVGLKENVIIGKLIPAGTGLAKYRDVTVEATEEAKSERYPNRIFASDGAYAEGDFGYVDFDAFSTDDVTPGTYN; this is encoded by the coding sequence GTGCTCGAGTCAAACACCTTCGATGAGCTTCGCATCGGCCTGGCCACCGCTGACGACATCCGCGGTTGGTCATACGGTGAGGTCAAGAAGCCCGAAACCATCAACTACCGCACGCTCAAGCCCGAGAAGGACGGCCTCTTCGGAGAGCAGATCTTCGGACCGTCCCGCGACTGGGAGTGCGCCTGCGGTAAGTACAAGCGCGTCCGCTTCAAGGGCATCGTGTGCGAGCGCTGCGGCGTGGAGGTCACCAAGAGCTCCGTCCGTCGCGAGCGCATGGGCCACATCGAGCTCGCCGCGCCCGTCACCCACATCTGGTACTTCAAGGGCGTTCCGTCGCGCCTCGGATACCTGCTGGACATGGCTCCGAAGGACCTCGAGAAGGTCATCTACTTCGCTGCCTACATGGTCATCTCAGTCGATGAGGATGCTCGTCACCGCGACCTGGCCACGCAGGAGAACAACATCCGCCTCGAGCTGAAGACGCTCGGGGACCGCCGCGACTCGAAGATCGCGGAGCGCCTCTCGCGTCTGGAAGAGGACCTCGCAGCCCTTGAGGCTGAGGGCGCCAAGGCCGACGCGAAGAAGAAGGTCAAGGACGCCGCCGAGAAGGAGATGACTCTCCTCCGCAAGGGCCACGACGAGCAGATCGCCAAGCTCGAGCGCGTGTGGGAAGACTTCCGTACGCTTCAGGTCGGCGCGCTTCGCCCAGAGGACGACGTGTTCCACGAGCTGCAGGACCGGTTCGGTCAGTACTTCGAGGCCCACATGGGTGCGGAGTCGATCCAGCGTCGCCTGGCAGCGTTCGACCTGAAGACCGAGGCAGAGAACCTGCGCCTGCAGATCTCCGAGGGCAAGGGCCAGCGCAAGATCCGTGCGATCAAGCGCCTGAAGGTCGTCAGCTCGTTCCTGGAGACCGGCATGAGCCCGGCATCCATGGTTCTCGACGTCGTTCCGGTCATCCCGCCGGAGCTGCGCCCGATGGTGCAGCTCGACGGTGGCCGCTTCGCCACGTCCGACCTCAACGACCTCTACCGTCGTGTGATCAACCGCAACAACCGTCTTCGCCGTCTGATCGACCTCGGTGCCCCCGAGATCATCGTCAACAACGAGAAGCGCATGCTGCAGGAGGCCGTCGACGCGCTGTTCGACAACGGTCGCCGTGGTCGCCCCGTCACCGGTACCGGCAACCGCGCCCTCAAGTCCCTCAGCGACATGCTGAAGGGCAAGCAGGGTCGTTTCCGCCAGAACCTGCTCGGCAAGCGCGTCGACTACTCGGGCCGTTCGGTCATCGTGGTCGGTCCGCAGCTGCAGTTGCACCAGTGCGGTCTTCCCAAGACGATGGCGATCGAGCTGTTCAAGCCGTTCGTGATCAAGCGTCTGATCGACCTCGGTCACTCGCAGAACATCAAGGCCGCGAAGCGCTCCGTCGAGCGCATGCGTCCCGAGGTGTGGGACGTGCTCGAGGAGATCATCCGCGAGCGCCCGGTGCTGCTGAACCGTGCGCCCACGCTTCACCGTCTGGGAATCCAGGCCTTCGAGCCTCAGCTCGTCGAGGGCAAGGCCATCCAGCTTCACCCGCTGGTGTGTGCCGCGTTCAACGCCGACTTCGATGGTGACCAGATGGCTGTGCACCTGCCGCTGTCGGTCGAGGCTCAGGCCGAGGCCCGCGTGCTGATGCTCGCGTCGAACAACATCCTGAAGCCGTCCGACGGCCGTCCGGTCACCCTGCCTTCGCAGGACATGATCATCGGCCTGCACCACCTCACGGTGGTCAAGGCCGGCGCGAAGGGCGAGGGCCGTGCATTCGGCTCTGTATCCGAGGCGATCCTCGCCAAGGACGAGGGCACCCTCGACCTGCAGGCGAAGGTCCGCATCCGCATCCCGGGTCTGACGTTCCTCGAGGGCGAAGCGCCTGAGGGCTACGAGCGTCACCACCTCGTCGACGCATCGCTCGGACAGGCGATCTTCAACGCCACGCTCCCGAAGGGCTACCCCTTCGTGCGTGAGCCTGCCGACAAGGGCAAGCTGTCGCAGATCGTCAACAAGCTGGCCGAGGAGTACCCGAAGGTCGAGACGGCGGCGACGCTGGACCGCATCAAGGATGCCGGCTTCTATTGGGCCACGCGCTCCGGTGTGACGGTGGCGCTGAGCGACGTGCTCACGCCTCCGAACAAGAAGGAGATCGTCGCCAAGCACGAGAAGCTGGCCGCGAAGGTCCAGTCCCAGTACGAGAAGGGTCTCACCACCGACGCCGAGCGTCGTCAGGAGCTCATCAAGATCTGGACCGAGGCGACAGACGAGGTTCAGGTCGCGATGCGCGAGAACTTCCCTGAGGACAACACCATCAACCGCATGGTGTCCTCCGGTGCTCGTGGTAACTGGCTGCAGATCCGCAACATCGCGGGTATGCGTGGTCTGGTGAACAACCCCAAGGGTGAGATCATCCCGCGTCCGATCATCTCCTCCTACCGTGAGGGTCTGTCGGTGGCGGAGTACTTCATCGCGACGCACGGTACCCGTAAGGGTCTGGCTGACACCGCTCTGCGTACCGCCGACTCGGGTTACCTGACCCGTCGTCTGGTGGATGTCTCGCAGGACGTCATCATCCGCGAAGAGGACTGCGGCACGTCGAAGGGCCTCGAGCTCCCGATCGCCGCTCCGAACTCGCAGGGTGACCTCGTGCGCGATGCGAACGTCGAGAACTCGGTGTTCGCTCGTACGCTGGCCGCTGACGTGGTCGACAGCAAGGGCGAGATCCTCGCCTCTGCCGGAGACGACGTCGGAGACGTTCTGATCGACAAGCTCGTCGAGCTCGGTGTCGACACCATCAAGGTGCGCTCCGTGCTGACCTGCGACTCGGCTGTCGGCGTCTGCGCGCAGTGCTACGGCCGTTCGCTGGCGACGGGTAAGACCGTCGACATCGGCGAGGCCGTCGGCATCATCGCGGCGCAGTCGATCGGCGAGCCCGGTACCCAGCTGACGATGCGTACGTTCCACACCGGTGGATCGGCATCGGCGGACGACATCACCCAGGGTCTGCCCCGTGTGCAGGAGCTCTTCGAGGCTCGTACGCCGAAGGGTGCATCGCCGATCGCCGAGGCCGATGGCCGCATCACGATCGACGAGACCGACAAGGCCAAGAAGGTCATCCTCACGCCCGACAACGGCGATGAGGAGGTCATCTACCCGGTGCTGAAGCGCGCGACCCTTCTCGTCGAGGACGGTCAGCACGTCACGGTCGGTCAGCCGATCCTGGTGGGAACGCTCGACCCCAAGGAGGTCATGCGTGTCATGGGCGCCCGCGAGGTGCAGCGTTACCTCGTCGGCGGCGTGCAGGGCGTGTACCGCTCGCAGGGTGTGCCGATCCACGACAAGCACATCGAGGTCATCGTCCGTCAGATGCTCCGCAAGGTCACGGTCGTCGATCACGCCGACACGAACCTGCTGCCGGGTGAGATGGTCGACCTCAAGCGCTACCAGGCGATCAACCGCGAGACGGTTGCCGAGGGCAAGCGTCCGGCCTCCGGCCGTTCGGAGCTGATGGGTATCACGAAGGCGTCGCTTGCGACCGAGTCGTGGCTGTCGGCTGCGTCGTTCCAGGAGACGACCCGCGTGCTCACCGAGGCTGCCATGCAGGGCAAGCGCGACCCGCTGGTCGGTCTCAAGGAGAACGTCATCATCGGTAAGCTCATCCCCGCCGGCACCGGCCTCGCGAAGTACCGCGATGTCACTGTCGAGGCGACTGAGGAAGCCAAGAGCGAGCGCTACCCGAACCGGATCTTCGCATCCGACGGCGCGTACGCCGAGGGCGACTTCGGTTACGTCGACTTCGACGCGTTCTCGACGGATGACGTGACGCCCGGTACCTACAACTGA
- the rpoB gene encoding DNA-directed RNA polymerase subunit beta, whose protein sequence is MAAARNASTSTTNKNGRGASRLSFAKISDTLTVPDLLALQTESFDWLVGNDAWKARVAEGKKAGRKDLNEFSGLEEIFEEISPIEDLSETMQLSFTNPYLEPEKYSIDECKERGKTYAAPLYVEAEFMNHQTGEIKTQTVFMGDFPLQTSRGTFIINGTERVVVSQLVRSPGVYFDKSPDKTSDKDIVSARVIPSRGAWLEFEIDKRDQVGVRIDRKRKQSVTVFLKALGMTSEEILVEFAGYPSIEETLAKDTILTKEDALRDIYRKLRPGEQVAAEAARALLDNFYFNAKRYDLAKVGRYKINQKLGLNQPLDSSVLTVEDIVATIKYLVRLHRGDETFEGLRGGKKAEIRMSTDDIDNFGNRRIRAVGELIQNQVRTGLSRMERVVRERMTTQDIEAITPQTLINVRPVVAAIKEFFGTSQLSQFMDQNNPLAGLTHKRRLSALGPGGLSRDRAGVEVRDVHPSHYGRMCPIETPEGPNIGLIGSLATFARINSFGFIETPYRRVVDGQVTDDIDYLTASEENDFIVAQANAPLKADGHFREERVLARRPGGEVDLFAPTEIGYMDVSPRQMVSVATSLVPFLEHDDAQRALMGANMQRQAVPLLRSDSPLVGTGMEGYAAIDAGDVIGAEKAGVVIEVSADRVVLQLDEGGTKEYYLRKFDRSNQGTSYNQKVLVSAGERVEVNEVIADGPATQNGELALGKNLLVAFMTWEGYNFEDAIILSQDLVKDDTLSSIHIEEYEVDSRDTKLGKEEITRDLPNVSPELLKDLDERGIIRIGAEVRPGDILVGKVTPKGETELSAEERLLRAIFNEKSREVRDTSLKVPHGEQGTIIAVKEFNAEDGDDELGSGVNRRVVVYIAQKRKITEGDKLAGRHGNKGVIAKILPIEDMPFLPDGTPVDIVLNPLGIPGRMNFGQVLETHLGWIAKQGWKVEGKPEWAANLPKDAFEAAPGTKVATPVFDGAEEQEIAGLLDSTLPTRDGDRLIDSTGKTQLFDGRSGEPFPAPISVGYMYILKLHHLVDDKIHARSTGPYSMITQQPLGGKAQFGGQRFGEMEVWALEAYGAAYALQELLTIKSDDILGRVKVYEAIVKGENIQEPGIPESFKVLMKEMQSLCLNVEVLSADGTTVNLRDTDDEAFRAAEELGINISSRFESASIDEI, encoded by the coding sequence TTGGCTGCTGCTCGCAACGCATCCACATCCACCACCAACAAGAACGGACGCGGAGCTTCCCGTCTTTCGTTCGCCAAGATCTCCGACACGCTGACGGTCCCTGACCTTCTCGCGCTGCAGACGGAGTCCTTCGACTGGCTCGTCGGCAACGACGCCTGGAAGGCTCGTGTCGCAGAAGGCAAGAAGGCCGGTCGCAAGGATCTCAACGAGTTCAGCGGTCTGGAGGAGATCTTCGAGGAGATCTCTCCGATCGAAGACCTCAGCGAGACGATGCAGCTGAGCTTCACGAACCCGTACCTCGAGCCTGAGAAGTACTCGATCGACGAGTGCAAGGAGCGTGGCAAGACCTACGCGGCTCCGCTCTACGTCGAGGCCGAGTTCATGAACCACCAGACCGGTGAGATCAAGACTCAGACCGTCTTCATGGGTGACTTCCCGCTGCAGACCAGCCGCGGAACCTTCATCATCAACGGGACCGAGCGTGTCGTCGTGTCCCAGCTGGTGCGCTCGCCGGGTGTCTACTTCGACAAGAGCCCCGACAAGACCTCCGACAAGGACATCGTCTCCGCTCGCGTCATCCCGAGCCGTGGTGCATGGCTCGAGTTCGAGATCGACAAGCGCGACCAGGTCGGCGTGCGCATCGACCGCAAGCGCAAGCAGTCCGTCACGGTCTTCCTCAAGGCGCTGGGCATGACCAGCGAGGAGATCCTCGTCGAGTTCGCCGGCTACCCCTCCATCGAGGAGACCCTGGCGAAGGACACGATCCTCACCAAGGAAGACGCGCTGCGCGACATCTACCGCAAGCTCCGTCCGGGCGAGCAGGTCGCCGCCGAGGCCGCCCGCGCGCTGCTGGACAACTTCTACTTCAACGCGAAGCGCTACGACCTCGCGAAGGTCGGTCGCTACAAGATCAACCAGAAGCTGGGCCTGAACCAGCCCCTGGACTCCTCGGTGCTGACCGTCGAGGACATCGTCGCGACCATCAAGTACCTCGTGCGTCTGCACCGTGGCGATGAGACCTTCGAGGGTCTCCGCGGCGGCAAGAAGGCCGAGATCCGCATGTCGACCGATGACATCGACAACTTCGGCAACCGTCGCATCCGCGCCGTCGGCGAGCTCATCCAGAACCAGGTCCGCACGGGTCTTTCCCGTATGGAGCGCGTCGTCCGCGAGCGCATGACCACGCAGGACATCGAGGCGATCACTCCGCAGACCCTGATCAACGTGCGCCCCGTCGTCGCCGCGATCAAGGAGTTCTTCGGAACGTCGCAGCTGTCGCAGTTCATGGACCAGAACAACCCGCTCGCGGGTCTGACCCACAAGCGCCGCCTCTCGGCGCTGGGCCCCGGCGGTCTGTCCCGTGACCGCGCAGGTGTCGAGGTCCGTGACGTTCACCCGTCGCACTACGGCCGCATGTGCCCGATCGAGACTCCTGAAGGCCCGAACATCGGTCTGATCGGCTCGCTCGCCACGTTCGCGCGCATCAACTCCTTCGGTTTCATCGAGACCCCGTACCGTCGCGTCGTCGACGGCCAGGTCACCGATGACATCGACTACCTGACCGCCTCCGAGGAGAACGACTTCATCGTCGCTCAGGCCAACGCGCCGCTCAAGGCCGACGGTCACTTCCGCGAAGAGCGCGTCCTGGCCCGCCGCCCCGGCGGCGAGGTCGACCTGTTCGCGCCGACGGAGATCGGCTACATGGACGTGTCGCCGCGCCAGATGGTGTCGGTCGCGACCTCGCTCGTGCCGTTCCTCGAGCACGATGACGCCCAGCGCGCGCTCATGGGCGCCAACATGCAGCGCCAGGCTGTGCCGCTGCTGCGCAGCGACTCGCCGCTGGTCGGAACCGGTATGGAGGGCTACGCGGCCATCGACGCCGGCGACGTCATCGGCGCCGAGAAGGCCGGTGTGGTCATCGAGGTGTCCGCAGACCGCGTCGTGCTCCAGCTCGATGAGGGCGGCACCAAGGAGTACTACCTCCGCAAGTTCGACCGCTCGAACCAGGGAACCTCCTACAACCAGAAGGTTCTCGTCTCGGCCGGCGAGCGTGTCGAGGTCAACGAGGTCATCGCCGATGGCCCGGCCACCCAGAACGGTGAGCTCGCGCTCGGCAAGAACCTGCTGGTCGCGTTCATGACATGGGAGGGCTACAACTTCGAGGATGCGATCATCCTCAGCCAGGACCTCGTGAAGGACGACACCCTCTCCTCGATTCACATCGAGGAGTACGAGGTCGACTCCCGCGACACGAAGCTCGGCAAGGAGGAGATCACCCGTGACCTCCCCAACGTCAGCCCTGAGCTGCTGAAGGATCTCGACGAGCGCGGCATCATCCGCATCGGCGCCGAGGTCCGCCCCGGCGACATCCTCGTCGGCAAGGTCACGCCGAAGGGCGAGACCGAGTTGTCGGCCGAGGAGCGTCTGCTCCGCGCGATCTTCAACGAGAAGAGCCGCGAAGTCCGTGACACCTCGCTGAAGGTGCCGCACGGTGAGCAGGGCACGATCATCGCGGTCAAGGAGTTCAACGCCGAAGACGGTGACGACGAGCTCGGCTCCGGCGTCAACCGCCGCGTCGTGGTCTACATCGCCCAGAAGCGAAAGATCACCGAGGGCGACAAGCTCGCCGGCCGCCACGGCAACAAGGGTGTCATCGCCAAGATCCTGCCGATCGAGGACATGCCGTTCCTTCCGGACGGCACCCCGGTCGACATCGTCCTGAACCCGCTCGGAATCCCCGGTCGAATGAACTTCGGCCAGGTCCTGGAGACCCACCTCGGGTGGATCGCCAAGCAGGGCTGGAAGGTCGAGGGCAAGCCGGAGTGGGCTGCGAACCTGCCGAAGGACGCGTTCGAGGCTGCCCCTGGCACCAAGGTCGCGACCCCGGTGTTCGACGGTGCGGAAGAGCAGGAGATCGCAGGTCTCCTCGACTCGACGCTGCCGACGCGCGACGGCGACCGCCTGATCGACTCGACCGGAAAGACGCAGCTGTTCGACGGCCGCTCCGGCGAGCCGTTCCCGGCGCCGATCTCGGTGGGCTACATGTACATCCTGAAGCTGCACCACCTGGTCGACGACAAGATCCACGCGCGTTCGACGGGTCCGTACTCGATGATCACCCAGCAGCCGCTCGGTGGTAAGGCGCAGTTCGGTGGACAGCGCTTCGGTGAGATGGAGGTGTGGGCGCTTGAGGCTTATGGCGCCGCGTACGCCCTCCAGGAGCTCCTCACGATCAAGTCCGACGACATCCTCGGCCGTGTCAAGGTCTACGAGGCGATCGTCAAGGGCGAGAACATCCAGGAGCCTGGCATCCCCGAATCGTTCAAGGTGCTCATGAAGGAGATGCAGTCGCTCTGCCTGAACGTCGAGGTCCTCTCGGCGGACGGCACGACGGTCAACCTCCGCGACACCGATGACGAGGCATTCCGCGCAGCGGAAGAGCTCGGTATCAACATCTCCAGCCGATTCGAGTCCGCCTCGATCGACGAGATCTGA
- a CDS encoding dipeptide ABC transporter ATP-binding protein gives MSTPLLSVEGLAVDFNTTDGVVHAVEGVDLEISEGETVAIVGESGSGKSTTAMAIIGLLAGGGRIASGSIRLDGREISKAPEHEMRTIRGRHIGLVPQDPMSNLNPVAKIGTQVAETLLAHGLANRQNVSAKVVEALEAAGLPDAAKRAKQYPHEFSGGMRQRALIAIGLACKPRLLIADEPTSALDVTVQQTILDQIGAMTRELGTAVLLITHDLGLAAERAERVIVMHRGKVVEQGDAKQILEDPQHPYTKSLVAAAPSVAVARLRPETFVKSDGEASTPFGRSPRFVSDGSAASAQRPVWGDSSERPVGGDSAERPVGSASAQRPVGGDSAERPVGGDSAERPVGGASAERPVGSDSADGSLSERSETKRVEQAERVETTPSSAASETAASETSASATASDNIVEFENLTKVYPVRGRGEDFVAVKDVSLVIPRGETVAIVGESGSGKTTTARMLLKLIEPTSGLIRFEGKDVSTLSRAETRDFRQRVQPIFQDPYSSLNPMFTIERLIAEPLEFYRRGSTSDRRKRVRQLLDDVALPQSMLRRYPSELSGGQRQRVAIARALALSPDLIVCDEPVSALDVLVQDQILRLLGDLQREYGLSYLFISHDLAVVRLISDYVCVMKDGALVEAATSEEIFTNPRDPYTRRLLASIPGNELGIA, from the coding sequence ATGAGCACTCCGCTGCTGTCGGTCGAAGGCCTGGCCGTCGACTTCAACACCACCGACGGCGTCGTGCACGCCGTCGAGGGCGTCGACCTCGAGATCTCCGAGGGCGAGACCGTCGCGATCGTGGGGGAGTCCGGGTCGGGCAAGTCGACGACCGCGATGGCGATCATCGGCCTCCTCGCCGGTGGCGGACGCATCGCCTCCGGCAGCATCCGTCTCGACGGTCGGGAGATCTCGAAGGCTCCGGAGCACGAGATGCGCACGATCCGCGGACGCCACATCGGGCTCGTGCCGCAGGACCCGATGTCTAACCTCAATCCGGTCGCGAAGATCGGCACGCAGGTCGCCGAGACGCTGCTCGCGCACGGCCTCGCCAACCGGCAGAACGTCTCCGCGAAGGTCGTCGAGGCGCTCGAGGCCGCAGGTCTGCCCGACGCGGCGAAGCGCGCCAAGCAGTATCCGCACGAGTTCTCCGGCGGCATGCGACAGCGCGCGCTGATCGCGATCGGTCTCGCCTGCAAGCCGCGCCTGCTGATCGCGGACGAGCCGACCAGCGCGCTGGACGTCACCGTGCAGCAGACGATCCTCGATCAGATCGGTGCGATGACGCGTGAGCTCGGCACGGCCGTGCTGTTGATCACGCACGATCTGGGGCTTGCCGCAGAGCGTGCGGAGCGCGTGATCGTGATGCACCGCGGCAAGGTCGTCGAACAGGGCGATGCGAAGCAGATCCTCGAGGACCCGCAGCATCCGTACACGAAGTCGCTCGTCGCGGCCGCGCCGTCTGTCGCCGTCGCGCGCCTGCGGCCAGAGACGTTCGTGAAGTCGGACGGAGAGGCTTCGACTCCCTTCGGTCGCTCACCCCGTTTCGTCTCCGACGGCTCCGCCGCCTCCGCTCAACGACCCGTGTGGGGCGACTCCTCTGAACGCCCCGTGGGGGGCGACTCCGCTGAACGCCCCGTGGGGAGCGCCTCCGCTCAACGCCCCGTGGGGGGCGACTCCGCTGAACGACCCGTGGGGGGCGACTCCGCTGAACGACCCGTGGGGGGCGCCTCCGCTGAACGCCCCGTGGGGAGCGACTCCGCTGACGGGTCGTTGAGCGAGCGAAGCGAGACGAAACGCGTTGAGCAAGCGGAGCGCGTCGAAACGACCCCCTCGTCCGCAGCATCCGAGACCGCAGCATCCGAGACCTCAGCATCCGCCACAGCATCCGACAACATCGTCGAGTTCGAGAACCTCACGAAGGTGTATCCGGTGCGGGGCCGAGGCGAGGATTTCGTCGCGGTGAAGGATGTGTCGCTCGTGATCCCGCGCGGCGAGACCGTCGCGATCGTGGGGGAGTCCGGCTCCGGCAAGACCACGACGGCACGGATGCTGCTGAAGCTGATCGAGCCGACCAGCGGACTGATCAGGTTCGAGGGCAAGGACGTGTCCACGCTCAGCCGCGCGGAGACGCGCGACTTCCGTCAGCGGGTGCAGCCGATCTTCCAGGATCCGTATTCGAGCCTGAACCCGATGTTCACGATCGAACGCCTGATCGCCGAGCCGCTGGAGTTCTACCGGCGGGGGAGCACCTCCGATCGCCGCAAGCGCGTGCGGCAGCTGCTCGATGACGTCGCGCTGCCGCAGTCGATGCTCAGGCGGTATCCGTCCGAGCTGTCCGGCGGTCAGCGTCAGCGCGTCGCGATCGCAAGGGCCCTGGCGCTCTCGCCCGATCTGATCGTGTGCGACGAGCCGGTATCGGCGCTCGACGTTCTGGTGCAGGATCAGATCCTCCGACTGCTCGGTGATCTGCAGCGCGAGTACGGGCTCAGCTACCTGTTCATCTCGCACGACCTCGCGGTCGTGCGCCTGATCAGCGACTACGTCTGCGTGATGAAGGACGGCGCTCTCGTGGAGGCTGCGACGAGCGAGGAGATCTTCACGAACCCGCGCGACCCGTACACCCGTCGCCTTCTGGCCTCGATCCCGGGCAACGAACTGGGCATCGCCTGA
- a CDS encoding ABC transporter permease, whose product MSIPLPPAQGGEIIDTVSLAQTDLKDAGGGFWQDVFRRLRHSPTAWIGAVIVLLFLLVAALAPILAPYPETALPGAKFITPTNIPGPGELAEFPLGLDRFGGDVLSKLIWGAQASLMVGVISTAMGLVGGMILGLVAGTFGGWVDTVIMRIVDIILSVPNLLLAVSIAAILGQTPYAVMIAIGASQVPIFARLLRASMLQQRSSDYVLSAQTLGLGRGRITMSHVLPNAIGPVIVQGTLTLATAVIDAAALSFLGLGGGRPETAEWGRMLTYAQSELAIAPWLAFFPGICIAVTALGFTLFGEALRESMDPRTRAR is encoded by the coding sequence ATGAGCATTCCCCTTCCCCCCGCGCAGGGTGGCGAGATCATCGACACGGTCTCGCTCGCCCAGACCGATCTGAAGGATGCCGGCGGCGGCTTCTGGCAGGACGTCTTCCGGCGCCTGCGCCACAGCCCGACAGCCTGGATCGGCGCCGTGATCGTGCTGCTGTTCCTGCTCGTCGCGGCGCTCGCCCCGATCCTCGCGCCGTATCCCGAGACCGCGCTGCCCGGCGCGAAGTTCATCACACCGACGAACATTCCCGGCCCCGGTGAACTCGCGGAGTTCCCGCTCGGACTCGACCGCTTCGGCGGCGACGTGCTGTCCAAGCTCATCTGGGGTGCACAGGCCTCTCTCATGGTCGGTGTCATCTCGACCGCGATGGGCCTGGTCGGCGGCATGATCCTCGGACTCGTCGCCGGCACGTTCGGCGGCTGGGTCGACACGGTCATCATGCGCATCGTCGACATCATCCTGTCGGTGCCGAACCTGCTGCTCGCAGTCTCGATCGCGGCGATCCTCGGCCAGACCCCGTACGCGGTGATGATCGCGATCGGTGCGTCGCAGGTGCCGATCTTCGCGCGCCTGCTTCGCGCGTCGATGCTGCAGCAGCGCTCGAGCGACTACGTGCTCTCGGCGCAGACGCTCGGACTCGGACGAGGGCGCATCACGATGTCGCACGTGCTGCCGAACGCGATCGGCCCTGTCATCGTTCAGGGCACTCTGACGCTCGCGACGGCCGTGATCGACGCGGCAGCGCTCTCGTTCCTCGGCCTCGGCGGCGGACGCCCCGAGACCGCCGAGTGGGGGCGGATGCTGACCTACGCGCAGAGCGAGCTCGCGATCGCGCCATGGCTGGCGTTCTTCCCCGGCATCTGCATCGCGGTCACCGCTCTCGGCTTCACGCTGTTCGGTGAAGCGCTGAGAGAGTCGATGGACCCGAGGACGAGGGCGCGCTGA